The Streptomyces sp. NBC_01197 genome window below encodes:
- a CDS encoding PaaI family thioesterase: MPEVDLDAFAVEPSASGRLLCGGCAPYDACRLGVEIADTQDDEVHFDVVCPRSWHGGPGVAHGGWTAAVFDDVLNVVALRVEPRLVTKSLTVSYLRPVPVGRHLHVLARIERHVGRRWEVSAEMTLPGAVLVTGRAELRTRPPHHFARHEAWLARQPGSRNGSHAES; the protein is encoded by the coding sequence GTGCCTGAGGTGGACCTCGACGCCTTCGCGGTCGAGCCCTCCGCGTCGGGCCGGCTCCTGTGCGGGGGCTGTGCTCCGTACGACGCCTGCCGCCTGGGCGTCGAGATCGCCGACACCCAGGACGACGAGGTGCACTTCGACGTCGTCTGTCCACGGTCCTGGCACGGCGGGCCCGGCGTCGCGCACGGCGGTTGGACGGCCGCGGTCTTCGACGACGTCCTCAACGTCGTCGCGCTACGGGTCGAACCGCGGCTGGTCACGAAGTCGCTGACGGTCTCCTACCTCCGCCCCGTCCCGGTCGGGCGGCACCTGCACGTGCTGGCGCGGATCGAGCGGCACGTGGGCAGGCGGTGGGAGGTCTCCGCCGAAATGACGCTCCCAGGCGCGGTGTTGGTCACCGGCCGGGCCGAACTGCGGACACGCCCTCCGCACCATTTCGCCCGGCACGAAGCCTGGCTCGCCCGCCAACCCGGGTCCCGTAACGGATCCCACGCAGAAAGCTGA
- a CDS encoding Ldh family oxidoreductase: MTTLSLPDARALVADALTTCGYSATDTEAIADHLLDCELRGLSFGGLARVLSIAERRRTTETPPQPIRTVAETPVSATVDGGDQVGYLVGMHALELAVAKARAQGIAVVGARNTWYTGMFAYYLEKAALAGLAGMIAGSGPAVVAPHGGTEGRFGTNPIAFGFPADPAPVIWDIGTSTVMYGEAKLKARLGEKLTPGQGYDVAGVPTLEPAAALEGAFGVWGGHKGSGLALVVQLLGMMAGAAADPPGVSDCGFFVVLFDPGVLTDPDDYRRRVAAFAESVRVTRPVEGSGPVRVPFDRSVTCRDETLRRGTIDVPEAVVAALRQVAGGA, from the coding sequence ATGACGACTCTGTCCCTTCCCGACGCCCGCGCACTCGTCGCGGACGCGCTGACCACGTGCGGATATTCCGCCACCGACACCGAGGCCATCGCCGACCACCTGCTCGACTGCGAACTGCGCGGGCTGTCCTTCGGGGGACTCGCCCGCGTGCTGTCCATAGCGGAGCGGAGGCGCACTACCGAGACGCCGCCGCAGCCGATTCGGACCGTGGCCGAGACGCCGGTGTCCGCCACCGTGGACGGTGGCGACCAGGTGGGCTACCTCGTCGGCATGCACGCGCTGGAGCTTGCCGTGGCGAAGGCCCGCGCCCAGGGAATCGCGGTCGTCGGCGCCCGCAACACCTGGTACACCGGGATGTTCGCGTACTACCTGGAGAAGGCCGCACTGGCCGGCCTCGCCGGGATGATCGCGGGCAGCGGGCCGGCGGTGGTGGCCCCGCACGGCGGCACCGAAGGCCGGTTCGGCACCAACCCGATCGCGTTCGGTTTCCCGGCCGACCCGGCTCCGGTCATCTGGGATATCGGCACCTCCACCGTGATGTACGGGGAGGCGAAGCTGAAGGCCCGGCTCGGGGAGAAGCTGACGCCCGGACAGGGCTACGACGTGGCGGGAGTCCCGACGCTCGAGCCGGCCGCCGCGCTCGAGGGCGCGTTCGGCGTGTGGGGCGGCCACAAGGGCTCGGGCCTCGCTCTGGTCGTCCAACTGCTCGGCATGATGGCGGGCGCCGCTGCCGACCCGCCCGGTGTTTCGGACTGCGGCTTCTTCGTCGTGCTGTTCGACCCCGGCGTACTCACCGACCCGGACGACTATCGCCGACGGGTCGCGGCCTTCGCCGAATCGGTCCGCGTCACTCGTCCCGTCGAGGGGAGCGGCCCGGTCCGCGTACCGTTCGACCGTTCGGTCACCTGTCGGGACGAGACACTCCGGCGCGGCACCATCGACGTGCCCGAAGCAGTGGTCGCGGCCTTGCGCCAGGTGGCCGGAGGTGCCTGA
- a CDS encoding nuclear transport factor 2 family protein, with product MADTAHATAVPDWVLKFMDAIDTLEFDEGFAPLTEDSDMFFGTERIHGVEAIKAFFVKIDEPLNITHEVLEYWTAGDGVRLLRGEATMAKKSAPDQVVRAPFMHIFYLDQEEPVRIRTLRVTAGPLQTDAVM from the coding sequence ATGGCAGACACCGCACACGCAACGGCCGTACCCGACTGGGTCCTGAAGTTCATGGACGCCATCGACACCCTGGAGTTCGATGAGGGCTTCGCGCCGCTGACCGAGGACAGCGACATGTTCTTCGGCACCGAGCGCATTCACGGCGTCGAGGCCATCAAGGCGTTCTTCGTCAAGATCGACGAGCCACTGAACATCACCCACGAGGTCCTGGAGTACTGGACCGCGGGCGACGGCGTCCGCCTGCTGCGCGGCGAGGCCACCATGGCCAAGAAGAGCGCGCCGGACCAGGTGGTGCGCGCCCCGTTCATGCACATCTTCTATCTCGACCAGGAAGAGCCGGTCCGCATCCGGACGCTCCGCGTCACCGCGGGCCCGCTTCAGACCGACGCCGTGATGTGA